From a region of the Prevotella melaninogenica genome:
- a CDS encoding cell division protein FtsX produces MAKKRNKARSRHSLQVVTLCISTAMVLMLIGIVVLTGFTSRNLSSYVKENLTITMILQPDMNTEESTALCERIRTLHYINSLNFISKEQALKDGTKELGANPAEFAGENPFTGEIEVQLKANYANNDSIRNIVQQLRTYRGVSDITYPQSLVESVNQTLGKISLVLLVIAVLLTIISFSLINNTIRLSIYAHRFSIHTMKLVGGSWSFIRAPFLRRAVLEGLVSALLAIAVLGIGICLLYEKEPEITKLLSWDALIITAIVMLAFGVIIATFCAWLSVNKFLRMKAGDLYKI; encoded by the coding sequence ATGGCAAAAAAAAGAAACAAAGCCCGCAGTCGTCATAGCCTGCAGGTTGTCACACTATGTATCAGTACAGCTATGGTGCTGATGCTGATTGGTATAGTTGTACTTACAGGCTTTACCAGTCGCAATCTTAGTTCTTATGTAAAGGAGAATCTGACTATCACAATGATTCTCCAACCCGATATGAATACGGAAGAGAGTACTGCTCTCTGCGAGCGTATTCGCACCTTGCATTATATCAATAGCTTGAACTTTATCAGTAAAGAGCAGGCGTTGAAGGATGGAACTAAAGAATTAGGTGCCAACCCTGCCGAATTTGCAGGTGAGAATCCGTTTACGGGTGAGATAGAAGTGCAGTTGAAGGCTAACTATGCTAACAATGACTCTATCCGCAATATTGTTCAGCAATTGCGTACCTATCGTGGTGTGAGTGACATCACTTATCCACAGAGTTTGGTAGAAAGTGTAAACCAAACATTGGGTAAGATTAGTTTGGTATTATTGGTTATTGCAGTATTGCTCACCATCATATCATTCTCTCTGATTAACAACACTATCCGATTGAGTATCTATGCACATCGTTTCTCAATCCACACGATGAAACTTGTTGGTGGTTCATGGAGTTTTATCCGTGCGCCATTCTTGCGCCGTGCGGTATTAGAAGGATTGGTTTCAGCCCTATTGGCTATTGCAGTCTTGGGTATCGGAATATGCCTCCTGTACGAAAAGGAACCAGAGATTACGAAATTATTGTCATGGGATGCATTGATTATCACAGCAATCGTAATGTTAGCTTTTGGTGTGATTATTGCAACCTTCTGCGCATGGCTATCAGTAAACAAGTTCCTGCGTATGAAGGCAGGTGACTTATATAAGATTTAA
- a CDS encoding RagB/SusD family nutrient uptake outer membrane protein yields the protein MKKIIMLSICGCLLSSCSLDLQPENGLTYSNSFNTEKELNATTTSIQYYINTVVGNNYVLSTAGMKADEILDGKQLREWNPRTVITSEYSWKGLYDIIFESNLLLDNIDKTKDLAEDRRKYHVGQAEFALGLSYFLLAQRYGEAIITDNSSEIKPYSLSLQSDVLNAAIEHAKKALDILPTWDKLTDLNGVSITNRQTASKGTAAALLAQIYAWKGSVTELYKLQGNALEDYQKSIDYSTQLIDGQVGNYQLCSSPEELCTYLSNEKSPNPEAIFSLYFDKTRSENVVSPNEVAQNFVSWPVREDQTLADLPSSSTYQLYTSTVESLFPDTTDQRLQAFFYQWGTSHEVDGTDYAIMYKFRKAIMDADQYSASGKTYRTVDADYVYWRLADFYLLRAECYQKLGNDAKAIADLNVIRSRAGALTYPSTYDTEGLKKAIFLEREKEFIGENDARYADVIRNGYVKEELQGKFLLLTNQDIQGGALFLPLPKDAWQDKDGHIINTQLRQKPYWQAYN from the coding sequence ATGAAGAAGATTATAATGCTCTCAATATGTGGTTGTCTTCTGTCCTCTTGCAGCCTTGACTTGCAGCCTGAGAACGGATTGACTTACAGCAACTCGTTCAATACAGAGAAGGAGTTGAATGCGACAACCACTTCTATTCAATATTATATCAACACCGTTGTTGGCAATAACTATGTTCTTTCAACAGCAGGTATGAAGGCTGACGAGATTCTTGATGGCAAGCAGTTACGCGAGTGGAATCCACGAACAGTAATTACAAGTGAGTATTCATGGAAGGGTCTTTACGACATTATCTTTGAATCAAATCTATTGCTTGATAATATAGATAAGACAAAAGACTTGGCAGAAGATCGTCGGAAGTACCATGTAGGGCAAGCTGAATTTGCTCTTGGATTGTCTTATTTCCTTTTAGCACAACGTTATGGTGAGGCAATCATCACTGATAATTCTTCAGAGATAAAGCCTTACTCTCTCTCTTTACAGAGTGATGTGCTTAATGCTGCAATAGAACATGCAAAGAAAGCATTGGATATTTTGCCTACATGGGATAAGTTGACAGACTTGAATGGTGTTTCTATCACTAATCGTCAGACTGCTTCAAAGGGTACTGCCGCAGCCTTACTCGCACAGATTTATGCGTGGAAGGGTAGTGTGACTGAACTTTATAAGTTGCAGGGTAATGCACTAGAAGATTATCAGAAGTCTATCGATTACTCAACACAGCTTATCGATGGTCAGGTAGGTAACTATCAGCTTTGCTCTTCACCAGAGGAACTCTGTACGTATCTGTCTAATGAGAAGTCTCCTAATCCAGAGGCAATCTTCAGCTTGTACTTCGATAAGACGCGCTCAGAGAATGTTGTTTCTCCTAATGAAGTGGCACAGAACTTTGTGAGCTGGCCTGTAAGAGAGGACCAAACATTAGCCGATTTACCATCAAGTAGTACCTATCAACTTTATACTTCAACAGTAGAAAGTTTGTTCCCTGATACTACTGACCAGCGTCTACAGGCATTTTTCTATCAGTGGGGTACCTCACATGAGGTAGATGGAACCGATTACGCCATTATGTATAAGTTCAGAAAAGCAATTATGGATGCCGATCAGTATTCTGCAAGTGGTAAGACTTATCGTACGGTAGATGCTGACTATGTTTACTGGCGTCTTGCTGATTTCTATCTGTTGAGAGCTGAGTGCTATCAGAAGTTAGGCAACGATGCAAAGGCTATCGCTGACCTTAATGTGATTCGTTCACGTGCAGGTGCGCTTACTTACCCATCAACATACGATACAGAGGGCTTGAAGAAAGCTATCTTCCTCGAAAGAGAAAAGGAGTTTATTGGTGAGAACGATGCACGTTATGCAGATGTTATCCGCAATGGCTACGTGAAAGAAGAACTGCAAGGTAAGTTCCTTCTGCTGACCAATCAAGACATCCAAGGTGGTGCACTCTTCCTTCCACTTCCAAAGGATGCATGGCAGGATAAGGATGGACATATTATTAATACCCAGTTGCGCCAGAAGCCTTATTGGCAGGCTTATAACTAA
- a CDS encoding fasciclin domain-containing protein, with protein sequence MKKNIYIIAVCLTMGVLSSCTKYNFDDTGLANGKHDMTMWEYFKRDSYNWDSLCVMTERAGLVSLFQGTSQYGKNFTFFGPTNHSIRRYLYDNHMERVSDIPVADCKNFILNSVLPNKRVMLDDFKEGVKSSDASTPIGKGGETVKMASGNQLWIYTFRESYNSVPGAGPLRIHLVSPTTTKTSDVASCNIETNTGVVHSLVYDFNLTDF encoded by the coding sequence ATGAAAAAAAATATATATATAATAGCAGTGTGTCTTACAATGGGAGTACTCTCCAGTTGTACGAAGTATAACTTCGACGACACAGGTCTTGCTAATGGTAAGCACGATATGACGATGTGGGAATACTTCAAAAGAGATAGCTATAACTGGGATTCTCTATGCGTGATGACTGAGCGTGCAGGTTTGGTTTCACTTTTCCAAGGTACAAGTCAATATGGTAAGAACTTCACGTTCTTTGGTCCTACCAATCATAGTATCCGTCGTTATCTCTATGATAATCATATGGAGAGAGTGTCGGATATTCCAGTTGCTGACTGCAAGAATTTTATCTTGAATAGTGTTTTGCCTAATAAGCGTGTGATGCTTGATGATTTCAAAGAAGGTGTTAAGTCTTCAGATGCATCAACACCTATCGGTAAGGGTGGTGAGACAGTTAAAATGGCTTCTGGTAACCAGTTGTGGATTTATACATTCCGTGAGTCTTACAACAGTGTTCCTGGTGCTGGACCTCTGCGTATCCACTTGGTTTCTCCAACGACCACCAAGACTTCCGATGTTGCTTCATGTAATATTGAAACAAACACGGGAGTGGTTCACTCACTTGTTTATGACTTCAACTTAACCGACTTTTAA
- a CDS encoding DUF3098 domain-containing protein, with protein sequence MDKRNLAFGKTNFILLAIGVAVVILGFILMSGGTSTETVFDPNIFSARHIKVAPIVTFIGFISIIGAILYQPKETKEVEE encoded by the coding sequence ATGGACAAAAGAAATTTAGCTTTTGGTAAGACCAACTTTATTTTGTTGGCTATAGGTGTAGCCGTTGTTATTCTCGGCTTTATCCTTATGAGTGGTGGAACATCTACTGAAACCGTATTTGATCCAAACATCTTCAGTGCCCGTCACATCAAGGTAGCGCCCATTGTTACCTTTATTGGTTTTATCTCTATCATTGGTGCTATTCTCTATCAGCCGAAAGAAACTAAAGAAGTGGAGGAATAA
- a CDS encoding outer membrane beta-barrel protein gives MKRIAILIVLVTLTLVSMAQNKLGTWSVIPHVGVSISSLLGGSGIYETGDNEVVEVKPYALLGFIGGADVMYQASDVVGVSAGLSFVQAGCKFKDDKGKNSVVYNRNLRMNYLAMPILIHSYLLPGFSVKAGVEPTWLLGARSHEIQQSFDVDKEGRKSNFHEDEFTIDMKNGMRKLGLSIPVGVSYEYENVVLGALYHVGVFNIYKEGESSRNSVFEVSVGYKLNF, from the coding sequence ATGAAACGAATAGCTATTCTAATCGTATTAGTTACATTAACTTTGGTATCAATGGCACAGAATAAATTAGGTACATGGTCAGTGATACCGCATGTCGGAGTGTCAATTTCTTCTTTGTTAGGTGGCTCTGGTATTTACGAAACTGGTGATAATGAGGTTGTGGAGGTTAAACCCTATGCATTATTAGGCTTTATTGGTGGGGCAGATGTGATGTATCAAGCTTCAGATGTTGTTGGCGTTTCTGCTGGTTTATCTTTTGTTCAAGCAGGTTGTAAGTTTAAAGATGATAAAGGAAAGAACTCTGTAGTATATAATCGTAATTTGCGAATGAATTATCTTGCTATGCCGATTCTAATCCATAGTTATTTGTTACCAGGATTCTCAGTAAAGGCAGGTGTAGAGCCAACTTGGTTACTTGGTGCAAGAAGTCATGAAATACAACAGTCGTTTGATGTGGACAAGGAGGGTAGGAAGTCTAACTTTCATGAGGATGAATTTACTATCGATATGAAGAATGGTATGCGTAAGCTTGGTCTTTCTATACCAGTTGGTGTAAGCTATGAGTACGAAAACGTTGTGTTAGGAGCATTATATCATGTGGGAGTCTTTAATATTTACAAGGAAGGCGAATCTTCTCGTAACAGTGTATTTGAGGTGTCTGTAGGTTATAAATTAAATTTTTAA
- a CDS encoding SusC/RagA family TonB-linked outer membrane protein — MKYHQRMFRTLRRLPSLVFLTTFILMLSWSSPASAQVAGKKFSISFKDKSVAQILDFISTKGDYKINYSDDVKNDTLLLTISFEDVDELSAVENLLSHSSFVYNIDGKVIDVFKMKNATQGQYTIRGIVKDKDGLGVPFAIVQIKGTSQGVTADIDGNFSMPVEKEEVTITISSVGYDAKTLKYHAGKAMNVILTSSAIAMGEVTVVAYGKRNTREQVGAVASVKVEDLQKAPTASIENLLQGRMAGVDVTNLSGSPGGGGSRITIRGFSSLNQKGINDGTPLYVIDGIPVSGSATDATGGINPLSGLDPSSIESVQVLKDAASASLYGSRAGNGVILITTKKGKSGRSEVSFNFSQSLSWLPSTPMQTLGKGERDIALLLAKSQRGAHYDYITDKLIYPNSYRDSYGWDADNDGAYDYLWRNGRVLDPERRLPGIAQDSLNTFYNNRTNWWKYAFRVGKVTKADMLLAGGTDNIRYMVNAGVYNETGIMISSNFRRFSLLSNLDFNLSTKLSAFTRINLTYATQKAGADGGRVQGLTFDPKRTSTLLPGKGSTAEQVALRQLKDIDKTNSNYNVRLSVGLNYNILKGLKFSSTYSLDHYFTRVYTFTPDYLKYDKKSEVQASNIAMTNIQTENILTYNLALPSEHKLELMAGMTYNYDLLQNLSGTAKGGPTNSIKYAGEGWPSLFNDGGTVRAAQSFLTNQQEQSLLSFLGRAAYSYKKRYMAELSIRADGSSVFGKDVRWGTFPSVGLGWAFSEEHFMKKFWWLSFGKLRASWGKSGQKFQEPYLALGVMEESNIFNGSLGLIPQSMANKKLTWEESDQYDLGLDLQMLDYRLKLKLDYYYKYSSKLLMQSYLPGNVFLATNMWDNASAISNEGIEFEAQYDVIRKKNWNWSVGFNLSHNKNMLRKTYNGEDLNDKVLGRPVYGIYTFKDEGIVQKEEDIPMYLNASGKQIPLYFQSINNPLRVGGRKIKDQNYDGVIDDKDLYYAGSTLPAVYGGLNSHLEWKGLSFDVLFSYTISRKVMNMYKNSAFTFTKDFGVIMNYFHAGDFWTTSNRDAKYPSLQFADKDYVGQFDGNVDSNIENISFLRLKQLVIGYQIPKNWLKGSFIKDANVYLSGENLFLLTNYSGVDPEIINPYSGKDDGTQYPLNRKVTLGLNLKF; from the coding sequence ATGAAGTATCATCAACGCATGTTTAGAACTTTAAGAAGGTTACCTTCTTTGGTGTTTCTGACAACTTTTATCTTGATGCTTTCGTGGAGTTCTCCTGCTTCTGCACAAGTAGCGGGTAAGAAATTCTCGATTTCGTTTAAGGATAAGAGTGTTGCTCAGATTTTGGATTTCATTTCTACAAAGGGAGACTACAAGATTAATTACTCTGACGATGTTAAGAACGACACGTTGCTTCTTACGATATCGTTTGAGGATGTAGACGAACTGAGTGCTGTGGAAAATCTATTGTCTCACTCATCTTTCGTCTATAATATCGATGGCAAGGTGATTGATGTGTTCAAAATGAAGAACGCAACACAAGGACAATACACGATTCGTGGCATAGTAAAAGACAAAGACGGATTGGGAGTGCCTTTTGCTATTGTGCAAATTAAGGGTACGTCGCAAGGTGTTACCGCTGATATTGACGGTAACTTCTCAATGCCTGTAGAGAAAGAGGAGGTGACGATTACTATCTCCAGCGTGGGCTACGATGCTAAGACGCTAAAGTATCATGCAGGTAAAGCTATGAACGTTATCCTGACTTCTTCAGCTATCGCAATGGGTGAGGTTACTGTTGTTGCCTATGGTAAGCGTAATACACGTGAGCAGGTGGGTGCTGTGGCTTCTGTAAAAGTTGAGGATTTGCAGAAGGCACCAACCGCAAGTATTGAGAACCTCTTGCAGGGTCGTATGGCTGGTGTAGATGTAACTAACCTCTCTGGTTCACCTGGTGGTGGTGGTTCTCGTATTACTATTCGTGGTTTCAGCTCTCTTAATCAGAAGGGTATCAATGATGGTACTCCCCTCTATGTAATTGATGGTATACCTGTATCAGGTAGTGCTACAGATGCAACGGGTGGTATCAACCCATTGTCAGGACTCGATCCTTCAAGTATTGAGTCTGTACAGGTGCTTAAGGATGCTGCATCAGCGTCCCTCTATGGTTCACGTGCTGGTAATGGTGTTATCCTTATTACAACGAAGAAGGGTAAGTCTGGACGTTCTGAAGTAAGCTTTAATTTCTCACAGTCTCTTTCTTGGTTGCCAAGTACACCAATGCAAACTCTTGGTAAGGGTGAGCGCGATATTGCGCTTCTTCTTGCAAAGAGCCAGAGAGGTGCACATTATGATTATATCACAGATAAGTTGATTTATCCTAATTCTTATAGGGATTCCTATGGTTGGGATGCTGATAACGATGGTGCTTACGACTATTTGTGGCGTAATGGTAGGGTGTTAGACCCAGAACGTCGACTGCCAGGTATTGCACAAGATTCACTTAACACCTTCTATAATAACAGAACAAACTGGTGGAAGTATGCCTTCCGTGTTGGTAAGGTAACCAAGGCTGATATGTTGCTGGCTGGTGGTACTGACAATATTCGATATATGGTTAATGCTGGTGTCTATAATGAGACTGGTATTATGATTAGTTCTAACTTCCGCCGTTTTAGTTTGTTGAGTAATCTTGATTTCAATCTGTCAACAAAGTTGAGTGCTTTTACACGTATTAATCTTACATATGCTACGCAGAAAGCAGGAGCAGATGGAGGTCGTGTGCAGGGATTGACATTCGATCCGAAACGTACATCAACTCTCTTGCCTGGTAAGGGTAGTACTGCTGAGCAAGTGGCGTTGAGGCAATTGAAGGATATTGATAAGACCAACTCAAACTATAATGTTCGTTTGAGTGTCGGTTTGAACTATAACATCTTGAAGGGTCTGAAGTTCTCTTCTACTTATTCGCTTGACCATTACTTCACACGTGTGTACACGTTCACACCTGATTATCTGAAGTATGATAAGAAGTCTGAGGTTCAGGCTTCCAATATTGCAATGACGAATATCCAGACAGAGAATATTCTTACTTACAACTTGGCATTACCAAGTGAGCATAAGTTGGAGTTGATGGCTGGTATGACATATAACTATGATCTGTTGCAGAACTTAAGCGGTACAGCAAAGGGCGGTCCAACCAACTCTATTAAGTATGCAGGTGAGGGATGGCCTTCACTCTTCAATGATGGTGGAACAGTAAGAGCAGCACAGAGTTTCCTTACTAACCAGCAGGAACAGTCATTACTCAGTTTCTTGGGTCGTGCTGCTTATAGCTATAAGAAGCGTTACATGGCAGAGCTTTCTATCCGTGCGGATGGATCAAGTGTGTTCGGTAAGGATGTACGTTGGGGTACCTTCCCTTCTGTAGGTCTTGGTTGGGCATTCAGTGAAGAGCACTTTATGAAGAAGTTCTGGTGGTTAAGCTTCGGTAAGCTTCGTGCTTCTTGGGGTAAGTCTGGACAGAAGTTCCAGGAGCCTTATTTGGCATTGGGTGTGATGGAGGAGAGTAACATCTTTAACGGTTCGTTAGGTCTTATCCCACAATCTATGGCTAACAAGAAGTTGACTTGGGAGGAGAGTGACCAGTATGACCTTGGTCTTGACTTGCAGATGTTGGATTATCGTTTGAAACTCAAACTCGATTATTACTATAAGTATTCAAGCAAGCTGTTGATGCAGTCTTATCTTCCAGGTAATGTCTTCCTTGCCACAAATATGTGGGACAATGCATCTGCTATCTCTAACGAAGGTATCGAGTTCGAGGCTCAGTATGATGTTATCCGCAAGAAGAATTGGAACTGGAGCGTAGGCTTCAACCTTTCTCATAATAAGAACATGCTACGTAAGACATACAATGGCGAAGACCTTAACGACAAAGTCTTAGGTCGTCCTGTCTATGGTATCTATACTTTCAAGGATGAGGGAATCGTTCAGAAGGAGGAAGATATCCCAATGTATCTTAATGCATCAGGTAAGCAGATTCCACTTTACTTCCAATCAATCAATAATCCATTGCGTGTGGGCGGAAGAAAGATTAAGGACCAGAACTATGATGGTGTGATTGATGATAAGGACCTCTATTATGCTGGTAGCACACTTCCTGCAGTTTATGGTGGTTTGAATAGCCACTTGGAGTGGAAGGGATTGAGCTTTGATGTACTCTTCAGCTATACCATTAGCCGTAAGGTTATGAATATGTATAAGAACAGTGCCTTCACCTTTACAAAGGACTTCGGTGTTATCATGAACTACTTCCATGCTGGTGACTTCTGGACAACAAGCAACAGAGATGCGAAGTATCCATCACTTCAGTTTGCTGATAAGGATTATGTAGGTCAGTTTGATGGTAATGTAGATTCTAACATTGAGAATATTAGCTTCCTACGACTCAAGCAGTTGGTTATTGGTTATCAGATACCTAAGAACTGGCTGAAGGGTTCATTCATCAAAGATGCTAATGTTTACCTCAGTGGAGAGAATTTGTTCTTGCTTACCAATTACTCAGGAGTAGACCCAGAAATTATTAATCCTTATTCTGGTAAGGACGATGGAACACAGTATCCATTGAATAGAAAGGTTACTTTGGGTCTCAACTTAAAATTCTAA
- a CDS encoding DUF3078 domain-containing protein, which yields MHINKYDETELLITLFLIVSLGAIAQVNHPISVRNDERPSMDKIQAYIDSLKSLKDSVFTRKMPNVQRGQRLRRNDMRLFLPLTYYGNVAEGLFTRDRKESPILSELMHLYLTRPDLVEGTDRMVQQQQTKLDDIKAPIHHDATLVEKVAERPVEPTNVPVEVLVKRPNFWTFSGDYALQFLQNYVSGNWYKGGESNYSALASLVMQANYNNKQKVKWENRLELKYGMQSSRSDSLHSFKSTEDLIRLTSKLGLQATKRWYYTVQFIGNTQFSHSYRSNDPKIYSAFAAPLNINLSIGMDYSVDWMNHCLKGNFHLAPLAYNMKYTRMLELTRRLGIKDGNHFLHDFGSEFTVDLEWQLMESLTWKTRLYGYSTYKRTELEWENTFTFRFNRYISSRVFIYPRFDDGVRRDDHYAFWQLKEFASIGFQYSF from the coding sequence TTGCACATTAATAAATATGATGAAACGGAACTTTTAATCACATTATTTCTAATAGTGAGCTTGGGTGCTATTGCTCAAGTGAATCATCCTATCTCTGTTCGTAACGATGAACGGCCGTCAATGGATAAGATTCAAGCGTATATTGATTCACTAAAATCCCTGAAGGATAGTGTGTTTACACGTAAGATGCCGAACGTTCAACGCGGACAGAGGCTTCGTCGGAATGATATGCGATTGTTTCTACCACTGACCTATTATGGTAATGTGGCAGAAGGACTGTTTACACGTGATAGAAAGGAAAGTCCTATTCTCTCAGAGTTGATGCACCTTTACTTGACACGTCCAGACCTTGTGGAGGGCACTGATCGTATGGTACAACAGCAGCAGACAAAGTTAGATGATATCAAAGCACCAATACATCATGATGCTACATTGGTAGAGAAAGTGGCTGAACGCCCTGTTGAACCAACAAATGTACCTGTAGAAGTTTTGGTAAAGCGTCCTAATTTCTGGACGTTTAGTGGTGATTATGCTCTACAGTTCCTGCAGAATTACGTATCTGGAAACTGGTATAAAGGTGGCGAAAGTAACTATTCTGCTTTGGCTTCATTGGTCATGCAAGCTAATTATAATAATAAGCAGAAAGTGAAGTGGGAGAACCGTTTGGAATTAAAATATGGTATGCAGAGCAGCCGCTCAGACTCCCTACACAGTTTTAAGAGTACAGAGGACCTGATTCGTCTCACCTCTAAACTCGGTTTGCAGGCAACAAAGCGTTGGTATTATACGGTTCAGTTTATTGGCAATACGCAATTTAGCCATTCTTACCGTTCAAATGATCCAAAGATTTATTCAGCTTTTGCAGCTCCGTTGAACATAAACCTTTCTATCGGTATGGATTACTCGGTAGACTGGATGAACCATTGTTTGAAGGGTAACTTCCACTTGGCACCATTAGCTTATAATATGAAGTATACTCGTATGTTGGAGTTGACTCGTCGTTTGGGTATCAAGGATGGTAATCATTTCCTGCATGACTTCGGTTCTGAGTTCACGGTTGATTTAGAATGGCAGTTGATGGAATCGCTTACTTGGAAGACACGTCTGTATGGCTATTCAACCTATAAGCGTACGGAGTTAGAATGGGAGAATACCTTTACCTTCCGCTTCAATCGCTATATTTCAAGTCGTGTGTTTATCTATCCTCGTTTTGATGATGGTGTACGTCGTGATGACCATTATGCTTTTTGGCAGTTGAAGGAGTTTGCTTCTATAGGCTTCCAATATAGTTTTTAA